In Daucus carota subsp. sativus chromosome 4, DH1 v3.0, whole genome shotgun sequence, one DNA window encodes the following:
- the LOC108217003 gene encoding uncharacterized protein LOC108217003 produces MFPVATLIEDKIQKGQLTQFLANNGGSTCADKERVIDVISGGIHLEDEFNKGNSVYRLDSKRPRRNPSPVISFSDADYADGVVPGHVDALVITTKIGTNVVKKILIDNGSSVDILYQNAYARMDLGDRKMTIAKGSPLYGFTGNEVRVIGVIDLPVLFGSPPHQVWQMTKFHVINASCSYNAILGRTTLSALRAVTSIPHLKMKFPTEYGVGEVKGDQ; encoded by the coding sequence ATGTTTCCAGTTGCGACATTAATTGAGGACAAGATTCAAAAGGGTCAATTAACACAATTTCTGGCAAACAATGGCGGTTCAACATGTGCTGACAAGGAAAGGGTGATTGACGTTATTTCTGGTGGGATTCACTTAGAGGATGAGTTCAATAAGGGGAATTCAGTGTATCGCTTGGATAGTAAGAGGCCCAGACGCAATCCGTCACCGGTGATTTCTTTCTCGGACGCAGATTATGCGGATGGAGTGGTGCCAGGGCATGTGGATGCATTAGTAATCACCACTAAGATAGGAACCAATGTGGTAAAAAAGATCCTTATTGATAATGGTAGCTCTGTGGATATTTTGTATCAGAATGCTTACGCAAGGATGGACCTCGGAGACCGTAAAATGACTATAGCTAAAGGATCTCCACTCTACGGTTTCACAGGGAATGAGGTACGGGTCATTGGTGTAATTGACCTTCCAGTGTTATTTGGGTCACCACCCCACCAAGTCTGGCAGATGACGAAATTCCATGTGATCAACGCATCATGCAGTTACAATGCTATCTTAGGACGGACGACCCTTTCAGCTTTACGGGCCGTCACGTCAATCCCTCATCTAAAGATGAAATTTCCAACCGAATATGGAGTAGGGGAGGTTAAGGGAGATCAGTAG